A window of Chloracidobacterium sp. N contains these coding sequences:
- a CDS encoding aspartate kinase, producing the protein MQIHKFGGTSVGNAERIQQLVAIVEAERKRKTRLVVVVSAMSGITNLLLEATQQAAQGEVAAITAAGATLRARHLEALEQLVSDGAARYAVAAELEAFFDRFARIGEGIALVGELPPRAQDFIAGLGERLSARLVAAALNSRGLASVACDADRLIITDDTFGAAVPDLAATALATRERLLPLLDAGQIPVVTGFIGATPDGVPTTLGRGGSDYSAGILGAALEAEAVVIWTDADGFMTADPRLVADAQVLSHISYAEAGELAYYGAKVLHPKTLLPLIPKGIPLYIKNSFRPEGTGTKVSATTGDWHADVKSVTSITGLALLTVAGRGMLGVPGIAARTFAAVAAAGVNVLLISQSSSENNLCFMVEGRDAERTRSALVKALSLEFHHGCVERVEVLTPVAIVSAVGAGMRGRPGIAARIFSAVAAAPANVIAIAQGSSEINISFVVAESEAAAAVSAIHERFELGAKGLG; encoded by the coding sequence GTGCAGATTCATAAGTTCGGGGGCACGTCGGTAGGCAACGCCGAGCGCATTCAGCAGCTCGTTGCCATTGTGGAAGCTGAACGGAAACGGAAGACGCGGCTGGTGGTGGTGGTGTCGGCCATGAGCGGCATCACGAACCTGCTGCTCGAAGCCACCCAGCAGGCCGCGCAGGGAGAAGTGGCGGCCATTACTGCCGCCGGCGCGACCTTGCGGGCGCGGCACCTGGAAGCGCTCGAACAGTTGGTGTCCGACGGTGCTGCCCGCTATGCCGTGGCCGCTGAACTCGAAGCCTTCTTTGACCGCTTTGCGCGCATCGGGGAAGGGATTGCGCTCGTGGGGGAACTGCCGCCACGGGCGCAGGATTTCATTGCCGGTCTCGGTGAACGGCTTTCGGCACGGCTCGTCGCCGCCGCGCTGAACAGCCGTGGTCTGGCGTCCGTTGCGTGCGACGCCGACCGGCTGATCATCACCGATGATACCTTTGGTGCAGCGGTGCCCGACCTGGCGGCGACGGCGCTGGCGACCCGCGAACGGCTCCTGCCGCTGCTGGACGCCGGGCAGATTCCAGTGGTAACAGGCTTCATTGGTGCTACACCCGATGGCGTCCCAACGACGCTGGGGCGCGGCGGCTCGGATTACTCAGCCGGTATTCTCGGCGCGGCACTCGAAGCCGAAGCCGTAGTCATCTGGACGGACGCCGACGGCTTCATGACGGCCGATCCACGCCTGGTCGCCGATGCCCAGGTGTTGTCCCACATCAGCTATGCCGAGGCCGGGGAACTGGCCTACTACGGGGCCAAAGTTCTGCATCCCAAGACGTTACTTCCCCTCATCCCGAAGGGGATTCCGCTCTACATCAAAAACAGCTTCCGCCCGGAAGGCACGGGAACGAAAGTTTCCGCCACCACCGGCGACTGGCATGCGGATGTCAAATCCGTGACCTCCATCACCGGGCTGGCGCTGCTGACTGTTGCCGGACGGGGCATGCTCGGCGTGCCGGGAATTGCTGCCCGGACCTTTGCGGCGGTCGCGGCTGCCGGGGTCAACGTGTTGCTGATTTCCCAGTCGTCATCCGAAAACAATCTCTGCTTCATGGTGGAAGGCCGGGACGCGGAACGTACCCGGTCGGCGCTGGTCAAGGCGCTCAGCCTGGAGTTTCACCACGGCTGTGTTGAGCGGGTGGAAGTGCTCACGCCGGTGGCGATTGTTTCCGCAGTCGGAGCCGGGATGCGGGGGCGTCCGGGAATTGCCGCGCGGATTTTTTCCGCCGTGGCCGCGGCGCCGGCCAATGTCATCGCCATTGCGCAAGGCTCGTCGGAAATCAACATTTCTTTCGTCGTGGCCGAA
- the bioB gene encoding biotin synthase BioB, giving the protein MSQPLARFDWTRDELRALHDLPLLELIHRAATVHRTCHDPQEVQVCRLVSIKTGGCPEDCGYCSQSAHYETGVAAQPLLDKASVVAIAERAKAHGVSRVCLGAAWRNVRDDAQFEAVLDIVRSVNALGIEVCCTLGMLTEAQARRLEEAGLYAYNHNLDTSREYYGRVVTTRTYDDRLETLANVRKTGVTLCTGGILGLGESTDDRIGLLHTLATMNPHPESVPVNLLTRVPGTPMENEAEVSVWETLRVIATARIAMPRSVIRLSAGRTQLSEEAQALCFLAGANSIFSSDARMMLTRVSPTNDYDEDAQLLNKLGLHPRVPFKDAPNAKTAGCARQLPQPFRRNEI; this is encoded by the coding sequence ATGTCACAACCTCTGGCTCGCTTCGACTGGACGCGCGACGAACTGCGCGCCCTTCACGACCTGCCCCTGCTGGAACTCATCCACCGGGCAGCCACGGTACACCGCACCTGCCATGATCCGCAGGAAGTCCAGGTCTGCCGCCTGGTTTCCATCAAGACCGGCGGCTGCCCGGAAGACTGTGGCTACTGTTCGCAGTCCGCGCACTATGAAACGGGCGTGGCAGCACAGCCGTTGCTCGACAAGGCAAGCGTGGTGGCCATTGCCGAACGGGCCAAAGCCCATGGTGTCAGTCGGGTCTGTCTCGGCGCGGCGTGGCGCAACGTCCGCGACGATGCCCAGTTCGAGGCCGTGCTGGACATCGTGCGCAGCGTCAATGCGCTGGGCATCGAAGTTTGCTGCACCCTGGGCATGCTGACCGAGGCCCAGGCCCGGCGGCTCGAAGAAGCCGGGCTGTACGCCTACAACCACAACCTCGATACGTCGCGTGAGTATTACGGGCGGGTAGTCACGACCCGCACGTACGACGACCGCCTGGAGACGCTTGCCAACGTACGCAAAACCGGCGTGACCCTCTGCACCGGGGGCATCCTTGGTCTGGGCGAAAGCACTGACGACCGCATCGGGTTGCTGCACACGCTGGCGACAATGAACCCGCACCCGGAATCCGTGCCGGTCAACCTGCTGACGCGCGTGCCGGGGACGCCAATGGAAAACGAGGCTGAGGTTTCCGTGTGGGAAACGCTGCGGGTGATTGCCACGGCGCGCATTGCCATGCCGCGTTCGGTCATTCGCCTCTCGGCCGGCCGCACACAACTTTCCGAAGAAGCCCAGGCGCTGTGCTTTCTGGCCGGGGCGAACTCGATTTTTTCCAGCGATGCCAGAATGATGCTCACCAGGGTGTCGCCGACAAACGACTATGACGAAGACGCGCAGCTTCTGAACAAGCTGGGGCTGCATCCGCGTGTGCCGTTCAAGGATGCGCCGAACGCGAAGACGGCAGGTTGTGCTCGGCAGCTACCGCAACCCTTCAGGAGAAATGAGATTTAG